The following are encoded together in the Cheilinus undulatus linkage group 3, ASM1832078v1, whole genome shotgun sequence genome:
- the LOC121506689 gene encoding tripartite motif-containing protein 16-like, producing the protein MAQKGVQLDRETFSCVICLDLLKDPVAVPCGHSYCMKCIKTHWDKEDEKRIHSCPQCRQTFKPRPVLVKNTMLAELVDQLKKTGLQAAPNDHCYAGPDDLACDICTGRKLKACKSCLQCLASYCEKHLQPHSEAAPLKRHKLVEPSKKLQENICSRHDEVMKMFCRTDQRSICYLCSVDGHRGHDTVLAAAERIKRQKELEATQQNVLQRIQGREKDVKLLQQEAEAINQSADKAVAESEKIFTEMIRLMEKGRSDVKQQVRSQQETEVSRVKKLQDKLEQEMAELRRKDIELKALSHTEDHNQFLNDYPSLSQVGEPADPTSIHIRPVTYFDGVTAAVSEVRDKLQDFLREKWTSISQTVADVDVLLSDPEPKTRAEFLKYSCTITMDPNTVNPYLLLSKRNRIATRMGQKLSYSSHPDRFSDMWQVLSRESLTGRRYWEVESKGVSVAVAYKSIERKGSSDACIFGRNNKSWILKCENIGYKFWHNKVETPVFGPRSSRLGVYLDYRAGTLSFYSISKKTMTLLHQVKTAFTQPLHAGLWINYSAPGDTAEFCELK; encoded by the coding sequence ATGGCGCAGAAAGGAGTTCAGCTGGACCGGGAAACTTTCTCTTGTGTGATCTGTTTGGATCTACTGAAGGATCCAGTGGCTGTACCCTGTGGACACAGCTACTGCATGAAGTGTATTAAAACCCACTGGGACAAAGAGGATGAGAAGCGAATCCACAGCTGCCCTCAGTGCAGGCAGACCTTCAAACCAAGGCCTGTCCTGGTGAAAAACACCATGTTGGCAGAACTAGTGGACCAGCTGAAGAAGACTGGACTCCAAGCTGCTCCTAATGATCACTGCTATGCTGGACCTGATGATTTGGCCTGTGACATCTGCACAGGGAGAAAACTGAAAGCCTGCAAGTCCTGTCTGCAATGCCTGGCTTCTTACTGTGAGAAACATCTTCAGCCTCATTCTGAAGCAGCCCCGTTAAAGAGACACAAGCTGGTGGAGCCGTCTAAGAAGCTTCAGGAGAACATCTGCTCTCGGCATGATGAGGTGATGAAGATGTTCTGCCGTACTGATCAGCGGTCAATCTGTTATCTCTGCTCTGTGGATGGACACAGAGGCCATGACACAGTCTtagctgcagcagagaggatCAAGAGGCAGAAAGAGCTCGAGGCGACTCAACAAAACGTCCTGCAGAGAATCCAGGGCAGAGAGAAGGATGTGAAGCTGCTTCAACAGGAGGCGGAGGCTATCAATCAATCTGCAGATAAAGCAGTAGCTGAAAGTGAGAAGATCTTCACTGAGATGATCCGTCTCATGGAGAAAGGACGCTCTGATGTGAAGCAGCAGGTCAGATCCCAGCAAGAAACTGAAGTGAGTCGAGTCAAAAAGCTTCAGGACAAGCTGGAGCAGGAGATGGCTGAGCTAAGGAGGAAAGACATCGAACTAAAGGCCCTGTCACACACAGAGGATCACAACCAGTTTCTAAACGACTACCCCTCACTGTCACAAGTCGGTGAGCCTGCAGACCCAACAAGCATCCACATACGCCCTGTAACGTACTTTGATGGTGTGACAGCAGCTGTGTCAGAAGTCAGAGATAAACTACAGGACTTTCTGAGAGAGAAATGGACAAGCATCTCACAGACAGTAGCCGACGTGGATGTTTTACTGTCAGATCCTGAGCCAAAGACCAGAGCcgagtttttaaaatattcatgcACCATCACCATGGATCCAAACACAGTAAACCCATATCTTTTATTATCTAAGAGGAACAGAATAGCAACACGCATGGGTCAAAAACTGTCTTATTCTAGTCACCCAGATAGGTTCTCTGATATGTGGCAGGTCCTGAGTAGAGAGAGTCTGACTGGACGTCGTTACTGGGAGGTGGAGAGCAAAGGGGTTTCTGTAGCTGTCGCATACAAAAGTATCGAACGAAAAGGGAGCTCAGATGCTTGTATATTTGGGCGCAATAACAAATCCTGGAtattaaagtgtgaaaatatcGGTTATAAATTTTGGCACAACAAAGTTGAAACTCCTGTTTTTGGTCCTCGGTCCTCCAGATTAGGAGTTTACCTGGATTACAGAGCAGGTACTCTGTCCTTCTACAGCATCTCCAAGAAGACTATGACTCTCCTCCATCAAGTCAAAACCGCATTCACTCAGCCTCTACATGCTGGACTCTGGATTAATTACAGCGCTCCTGGAGACACTGCTGAGTTCTGTGAACTGAAATAG